In Candidatus Bathyarchaeota archaeon, the genomic window TGGCCCGCTTCTAGACATCATCGGATCTCGAGGCCGGCGCATTACCGCTCTGCCACCCCGGCACCAACAAAGTCAAAAAAGAGCAACGTGTCTAAAAGCGTTTTGCCTCACACCCATCCACATTTAAAGCCTAATAGAACAGTCTATCCAAACACCAAAAACACACCGCCAACCACTTAAAGATAAAAGCAACCAACAACAAACAAACAACAGGGGAAACACCCGCTATGAAGCTAACAAACAAACTACTTCAAATCGACCCGGCAGCCACACAGCAAAAAATCACACGCTTCATCAAAGACTATGTAAGCAAGGCAAAAGCAAAAGGCATAGTCCTAGGAATCTCAGGAGGAGTAGACAGCGCCACCACAGCCGCCCTAGCCACAACAGCCATAGGAGCAAACAAAGTCCTCGGCTTATACATGCCCGAAAAAGAAACCTACAACAAAACCGACCGCAAACACGTAAAACTCCTCGCCAAAAAATTCAAGTTCCAACTAAAAACAATCAACCTCACACAAACCCTAAACACCATATACAAAACCATCCCAGACTACGACCCCAAAGACAAACTTAGCCGAGGAAACCTCAAAGCCCGAACCCGCATGCTCATCTGGTACTACTACGCAAACCACCAACGCCTACTTGTAGCCGGCAGCAGCGACAAAAGCGAAACAATGATAGGCTACTACACCAAATGGGGAGACGCAGCCGCAGACATCACTCCCATCATGGACCTCTACAAAACCCAAGTCCGCCAACTAGCCCCCCACCTAGGCATACCACCTGCAATAATCAAAAAACCACCAACCCCTGCTCTCTGGCCAAACCAAACAGCAGAAGAAGAAATAGGCTTAAAGTACGAAACCCTCGACCTAATCCTCTACGGCATAGAACACTTCATGCCCACCCAAACAATAGCAAAACAACTCCACCTACTAACCAAAACCATCGCAACCGTTAAAAAAAGATGGCTACAAACAGAACACAAAAGACAAATGCCCCTAACAACCAAACTCGAATATCGAACTATAAACGCCGACTTCAGACTCACCCGCACAACAGAGGCAATATAACATGAAAGAAGAATTCAAAACAGCCCTCGTACAATTCCCATGCAAAATCGGAAACAAACAACATAACATCAACAAAATAGCAAAATACGCCAAACAAGCCAAAAAACAAAAAGCCGACATAATCATCTTCCCCGAAATGTCCTTAACAGGCTACACCACACGAGACTTAACATACGAGCTAGCCGAAGAAATCCCAGGTCCCTCCACCAAAAAAATCGGAAAAATAGCCAAAAAAGAAAATCTCTACATAATCTACGGCATGCCAGAGCGAAGTGAAAAAGGAAAAGCAATACTCTACAATACCGCAGCTCTTACAGGCCCAGAAGGCTACGTCGGCAAGTACAGAAAAATGCACTTGCCAACCCACAGCGTCTTCGAAGAAAAGAGATATTTCAGACTAGGATATCAAACACCAGTCTTCGAAACGAACATCGGAAAACTCGGCATAATAATATG contains:
- a CDS encoding NAD+ synthase, translating into MKLTNKLLQIDPAATQQKITRFIKDYVSKAKAKGIVLGISGGVDSATTAALATTAIGANKVLGLYMPEKETYNKTDRKHVKLLAKKFKFQLKTINLTQTLNTIYKTIPDYDPKDKLSRGNLKARTRMLIWYYYANHQRLLVAGSSDKSETMIGYYTKWGDAAADITPIMDLYKTQVRQLAPHLGIPPAIIKKPPTPALWPNQTAEEEIGLKYETLDLILYGIEHFMPTQTIAKQLHLLTKTIATVKKRWLQTEHKRQMPLTTKLEYRTINADFRLTRTTEAI
- a CDS encoding carbon-nitrogen hydrolase family protein, with product MKEEFKTALVQFPCKIGNKQHNINKIAKYAKQAKKQKADIIIFPEMSLTGYTTRDLTYELAEEIPGPSTKKIGKIAKKENLYIIYGMPERSEKGKAILYNTAALTGPEGYVGKYRKMHLPTHSVFEEKRYFRLGYQTPVFETNIGKLGIIICYDIFFPEITRALRLQGAKIIICISASPAVRKKFFETLTTARAIENTCFLAYVNLVGIENGLQFWGGSRLISPSGTIITQSRYNEEDISFGNVNYEDLRPIEAFVPTLRDLRPELYVTLKELSEKL